The region CTGACAGCCAGCCGCTGCTTATCAGGCAGCAGGGCCACCGCCTGTCTGACAGCGCCGGCCGTAAACTTGGCGTCAACCTCTCCGGCAACATCGCCGGCCGCCGCCAGCGCAGCCATAAGATTGGGCGTCTCATTGTCATCATCGCCGCTCCCGCCCGCGTCCAAAGACGTTTCCTGCTGCCAGCGCCGCCGTTCCCGTTTGAATAAATTCCACACAGCATACTTGACCCGGCTCTCGACATACCCGGCAAACCTCACGCCCATGGCCTGATCATATGTCCGTACAGCAGCCGCCACCGCCAGCCAGCCTTCAGCGGCCGCTTCGTCCCTGATTCCTGCCAGATGCGGCCTGTTGGCATACTTTGTCACCAACCCGGTGAACCGCCGGCATATCTCGGCAAACGCCGCCTCGCCGCCGCTTCCGGCCTGAGCTTTCATAACCAGTTGTTCCAAACTCATGATCCTCACCTGTCGGCGAGGAACCGGTCCCTCGAAATTAGCGCTTGCCTATACAATAGCACTGCCATTGGACTAAAAACAAAAGCCGGCTGAGCCCGGGTCTTCACCTCAGCCACACCGGCTAAACGAAAACGGACGCCTTACAAGCGTCCGTTTACTCTATTCGCCTGTCAACTCCAGCCAGGCCGTATATTTTTCATCAAGCTCAGCTTGCTTGGCCGCGTACTCATCGGCCAGTCCCCGGCTGAGCGCCGCATCGGCGTGGCTGGCCGGGTCGTTCAGCCGGGCTTCAAGACCGGCCAATTCATGTTCCAGCATGGCAATCTCTTCTTCCAGCCTCTTGGCTTGCCGGGCGGTATCAGGCTTGCGCCAGCCTGCCCCCTTGCCGCTGCCGGCCTGGCCTTGAGCAGCATTGCCCTGCTTGGCTGCCGGTTTCTTTTCCACCGCGGCGGCCTGGCTGGCCGCCTGGGCTGCCGCTTTGGCCAGCGCCGCCTTTTTATCCCGGTAGTAGCTGTAGTTCCCGGCATACTCAGTCAGTTGCCCGCCGTCAAGCTCAACAACCCGGTTGGCCACTTTATCAAGAAAATAGCGGTCATGCGACACGGTTAAAAAAGTCCCGGGAAAATTCATGATGGCTTCTTCCACGGCTTCCCGCGCCGAAATGTCCAGGTGGTTGGTCGGCTCGTCCAGGATGAGAAAATTCGCCCCGGTCAACATAAGCTTTAACAGCGCCAGCCGCGCTTTCTCACCGCCTGAGAGGCCGCCCACCAGCTTGTACACATCGTCGCCCTTGAATAAAAACGCCCCGAGATAATGCCGCGCCCGTTCCTCGCTAAAGGCGAACTCCCGCATAATCTCATCAAGCACACTGTTGGTATCAGTCAGTGTCTCATGCTCCTGGGCAAAATACCCCGGCCGCACCCGGCTGCCCAGTTTGACCTTGCCGCTATCAGGCGCAAGGTCACCGGTCAACAGCTTCAACAACGTCGTCTTGCCGGCGCCGTTAGGGCCAACCAGCGCTACCCCGTCGCCGCGCCGGACCAGCAGTGACACGCCGTTCAGCACCGTCTTGGCGCCATAACCTGCCGCCACTTCATCCAGCTCAGCCACCCGCTCGGCGCATTCGGCCGGGGGATTAAACGCGAAAAAGTCAAAACCGCTTACATCTTCCGGACGGCTGAGACGCACCAGCCGGTTTAACTGGCTCTGCCGCCCGCGCGCCTGCTTGGACTTAATCCCGGCGCGGTAGCGGTCAATGTACGCCTCAGTCTTGGCAATAAAGGCCTGCTGCTTGGCATAGGCTTTTTCCCGGGCAGCCAGTTTCTCGGTCTTTTTCTCCAAGTATTCGCTGTAGTTGCCGGTATATTCGGCAATACTGCCGTTTTCCATCGCCAGTATCCGTCCGGCTACCGAGTCAAGAAAATAGCGGTCATGGGATATCACCAGCACAGCCCCGGAATACCCCTGCAAAAATTCTTCCAGCCACTCCACCATTCCCAGGTCCAGATGGTTGGTCGGCTCATCCAAAAATAAAAAGTCAGGCTGGCGAATGAGAGCCCGCGCCAGGCAAATCCGGGTCTTTTGCCCGCCGGAAAACTCACGGGTCCGGCGCGTCAGGTCGTCGGCCGTAAAGCCCAAGCCAAACGCCACCCGGCGGACCGTGTTCTCATACTCATAGCCGCCGCCCCGTTCAAAACGTTCGACAGCCTGGGCGTAGTCTTTCATCAGCTTGTCCAGCCTGCCCGGGTCTTGTTCAGCGGCAATGGCGGCTTCCAGGCGGCGCATGTCGGCCTGCCACCCCAGCACATCGCCATAGGCGCTCACCAGTTCATCATACAGCGTACGGTCACCCAACCCGGTATCCTGCTCGACATAACCGACCCGCTGGCCGGGAGCCAGCGCCACCTGGCCGCTGTCCGGCCTTTCCAGCCCCAGCAGACAACGCACCAGCGTCGTCTTGCCCGCACCGTTAGGCCCGATCAGCCCCACCTTGTCGCCGCGCCTGATTTGAAAACTCACGTCGTTAAAAATATTTTGTATGCCATAGGCCTTGCTCAGGCCGCGAACCTCTAATAAACTCATTGGCCACCTCAAAAATAAAATCATTACTATTGTACCGATTAACGCGGCTATACACAAGTATAACTGACAAATCCCACCCCATTCCCCAGGCCTTGCATTAACGCAATAATGCAAGGCCTGACCCCGCCCCCTGACCCCGCCCCCTTGTCAATAACTTACTTTTCTGTTAATATAGGTATTAATATAGAACATGTGTTCGTAGAGTTAGGAGGTAGTGCCATGACGCAATCCCTACCTGCGCCGGCGCGGATCGCCGCCATTGTGCCGCGGTACAGCGCTTGTGGCGACAGCACTGTAATATTTTCAAATGACGGCAACGCAACAATACTTAAGTCCCGTATCCGCGCCGTGATCCGCCGGTTGGCGCAATGCGGGGCTGTTGACCTTGCGGCGCTTAAAACCAAAACCCGGGCGGCCACTCAGCGGGCTATTCTGGAGCCGCTGCCGCTGGCGCCCGGGCTTATCCTCGTACCGGTAAAAGTCCGTCAACCCCGGGTGGCCGGCGACGTCACCACCGGCTATGTCAACTTCCACGCCGTCACAACGGTATGCAGCAACAAAAATAA is a window of Sporomusaceae bacterium ACPt DNA encoding:
- the yheS gene encoding putative ABC transporter ATP-binding protein YheS, encoding MSLLEVRGLSKAYGIQNIFNDVSFQIRRGDKVGLIGPNGAGKTTLVRCLLGLERPDSGQVALAPGQRVGYVEQDTGLGDRTLYDELVSAYGDVLGWQADMRRLEAAIAAEQDPGRLDKLMKDYAQAVERFERGGGYEYENTVRRVAFGLGFTADDLTRRTREFSGGQKTRICLARALIRQPDFLFLDEPTNHLDLGMVEWLEEFLQGYSGAVLVISHDRYFLDSVAGRILAMENGSIAEYTGNYSEYLEKKTEKLAAREKAYAKQQAFIAKTEAYIDRYRAGIKSKQARGRQSQLNRLVRLSRPEDVSGFDFFAFNPPAECAERVAELDEVAAGYGAKTVLNGVSLLVRRGDGVALVGPNGAGKTTLLKLLTGDLAPDSGKVKLGSRVRPGYFAQEHETLTDTNSVLDEIMREFAFSEERARHYLGAFLFKGDDVYKLVGGLSGGEKARLALLKLMLTGANFLILDEPTNHLDISAREAVEEAIMNFPGTFLTVSHDRYFLDKVANRVVELDGGQLTEYAGNYSYYRDKKAALAKAAAQAASQAAAVEKKPAAKQGNAAQGQAGSGKGAGWRKPDTARQAKRLEEEIAMLEHELAGLEARLNDPASHADAALSRGLADEYAAKQAELDEKYTAWLELTGE